The genomic segment TGCCGCGACTGAGCAGGAAGGTGCGAAGATCCATCCGATCGTGAAGTATCCAGACCCTGTGCTGGCGACAAAGGGCGCGGCGGTGACGGAGTTCGGGCGGGAGCTCGCGCAGTTTGTGGAAGAGATGTTTGCGAGTATGTATGCCGCACACGGGATCGGCCTTGCGGCTCCGCAGATCGGCGTGTCGAAGCGCATCACGGTGATCGATGTGAGCTTCAAGGAACAGCCGGAAGACAAGCTGGTGCTGATTAATCCGGAGATCGTGGAGCGCGAGGGAAAGCAGTTCGAGGAAGAGGGCTGCCTGAGTCTGCCGGAGATCCGCGAGAAGGTGCAGCGCGCGGCGCGTGTGAAGGTGCGGGCGCAGGATGTGAACGGCGAGTTCTTTGAGGTTGAAGGCGAGGAGCTTCTTGCGAGAGCGATGCAGCACGAGATCGACCACCTGGATGGCGTGCTGTTCATCGACCGGCTGAGCACGCTGAAGCGCGACCTGGTAAAGCGACGGATCCGCAAGCTGCAGAAGAACGGGCAGTGGTGACGGCCGATGCGGCTGGTTTTTTGCGGAACACCAGAGTTTGCTGTGCCGTCGCTTGAGGCGCTGCTTGAGCATGGGCACGATGTTTCGCTTGTGCTGACGCAGCCAGATCGGCCGGCGGGACGCAGGATGGAACTGCAGCAGTCGGCGGTGAAGCGCGCGGCGCTCGGACGGGGTCTTCGCGTGCTGCAGCCGGAGAAGATCAAAAACAATGAAGAGCTGCGCGGGGAGCTGGAAGCGATTCGGCCGGATGCGATCATCGTTGTTGCGTACGGGCGGATTGTTCCGGAGTGGATGCTGAAGTTGCCACGCTTCGGCAATATCAATCTGCATGGGTCGTTGCTGCCGAAGTATCGCGGAGCGGCGCCGATTCAGTGGGCGGTGGCAAATGGCGAGACCGAGACGGGCGTGACTACGATGCAGCTCGATGCAGGACTGGATACAGGCGATGTTCTGTTGGAGCGGCGGGTGCCGGTTGGGCCGGATGCGACCGCGGCTGAGTTGTATCCGCAGCTTGCTGCGATTGGTGCCGAGCTAATGATTGAGACGCTCGACGGGCTCGAGCGCGGGACGTTGAGGCCGCGCAAACAGGATGATTCGCAGGCGACGCTGGCGCCGATTCTGACGCGCGAAGATGGTCGCATGGAGCTCGAGCGCAGGACAGCGCGCGAGGCTTACAACCGGTGGCGCGGGTTCTCTCCGTGGCCAGGTGCGCATGCGGAGTTTCGCGGCAAGAGGTTCCTGGTGCATCGGATGCATCCGCTGACGATGAGCGATGCCGAGCTTGCGCCGGGCGAGCTTGCGTTCGTCGATGGTGCTCTAATCGTGGGCGCCGCGGATCGAGCGCAGCTTGTGCTCGATGAAGTGCAGATGGAAGGCAAGGCGCGAATGCCTGGAGCACAGTTTGCGAAAGACTTTCAGCTTCGGCAGGGAGAGCGTCTTGCCTAAGCCGAGGCAGGGCGGCAGCAGGAACGCGGCGCCGGCACAGACAAACAGCGTGAGTCCGGCGCGGTGGGCGGCGTTTCGGGTGCTGATGCAGGTGGGCACGACCTACGCCCACAGCGATGATTTGCTGCATGGTGTGGAGCTGCGCGAGCTATCGCAGGCTGATCGCAATCTTGCGACGGCGCTGGTGATGGGAGTGCTGCGCTGGCAGATTGCGCTGGATGCAGAGCTAGCGAAAGTGCTGATGCGTCCCGATCAGCCGCTGCCTGATGAGCTGCGAATTGCGTTGCGGATGGGCGCGTTTCAACTGAGGCATATGGATCGTGTGCCTGCGCATGCTGCGCTGAGCGAGAGCGTAGAGCTTGCGCGCGCGGCCGGACATCCAAACGCGGCAGGGCTGGTGAACGCGGTTTTGCGGAAGCTCTCTGTGGCAAAGGCGCCGGGCAAGCCGATTGTCGAATCGGTCGATGCGCTTGCGACGCGTCTTGGACATCCGGCGTGGATGGTGAGGCGATGGGACGCGTTCTATGGTCGAGAGGCGGCGACGGCCATCTGCGACTACGACCAGCGCGAGCCCGCCCGCGGCAATCTGTTCCTGCCGGACGAGGCGGCGGAAGATGTGGATACGAATCTGATGGATGATGGGTCGCGGCTGGTCGCTGAGCTTGTGGCGGCGAGTCATCCATCACCGGAGCGGATATGGGATGCGTGCGCCGCTCCAGGAGGGAAGACTGCGGTGCTTGCGCGCCTTCATCAGGCTGCGGAGGTACTGGCGACGGATATCAGCGCGCGGCGATTGCAATCGATGGAACGGCGGCTCGAGAAGGAGATGCCGGGGCGGAAGATTCGCACGCTGGAAGCCGATGCTGCTGAACTTCCTGCGGCGGAGGGAAACTTCGATTTGATTTTGTGCGACGTGCCCTGCAGCGGGACCGGAACGCTTGCACGGAACCCCGAGATTCGACATCGGCTGCAGGCTGCTGAATTCGAACGCCAGGCAGCGCGGCAGCAGAAGATTCTCAGCGGCGCTCTAAGGCGGCTAAGGCCGGGCGGACGTCTGCTGTACTCGACCTGCTCGCTTGAGCCGGAGGAGAACGAAGCCGTTGTGAGAGCAGTTCTCGCGGAGGGAAACGCTCGGCAAAAGGTACGTATGTTTTCAATTGCGGAGTTGCTGGAGAAGCTGCGATCTAACGGTGTAGTTCGCGAGGACGCAGGACAGCTGACGCAGCTCGCACGCGGAGACACAATGCGCACGCTGCCCGGAGCCAATTTTCAGGGTGATGGATTTTTTGCCGCCGCGTTTGCGCGCGAAGAGTAAGAAGCTACTGCGGAGTGGCTGCAGGCGAAGGCGGCTGCGGTGAAGGAGCCGAGCTGTCGGTCGATGAATGCCCGAAGGTCAGCTTCACTGTTGAACCTTTGCTGGCGCGATGTCCGGGCTCCGGCGATTGAGCCGTGACAGGACCAACCGGGACCATCTGGACTGGAGCGGGCGCGGGTATCTGTGGTGGCGTTCCACTGCCGTTGATGCCCGCGTTGGGCGATTGCGGCTGCTGGGGCGCAGCGGCGGGCGTTGAGGCCGTTGCAGGCGCGGATGCGGGTTGCGCGAGGGGCGCCATTTCGCCAAGCGCGGCGACACGCAAGCCAAGCGCAATCGCGGCACGGTTTGCTGCGGTCCAGCTCATCCCGACGAAGGACGGCATGACGAATGCATCGGAGGCACCGGCGCCCTGCTGGCTAAGCAATAGATTCACGCGCGGCTGATCCACGCCGGCGTCGGGAGGCGGCGTCTGCGCGAGAACCATGTCCGTGTCGCCGGGCGCATCCATATGGGCCAGTGTGCCAAGGTCGAGCGACGACTTGCGCAGGTCCAGTGATGCCTCGCGGACGGGCTCGCCGACAACATCGGGGATCGTCACCTGCTGCGGACCAAGGCTCTCGGTGACGCGCAACTGCCAGCCGCGGCGGACTCGGGAGCCAGCGGCGGGTGACTGGGAGAGGATGCGTCCCGCAGGGACAGTGCGTGAGTAGAACTTGTTCTCAATGTTCAGATCAAGGCCGCTGTGCAGCGCGGCCTCGCTGGCCTGCGCGACGGTGAGGCCGGAAAGATCAGGAATGGCCACCTCGCGGCCGTGCAGCGCGAGCCGCAACGCCAGCCCCGCGAATAGCACGAAGACTATGAGCACCACCAGCGCGCCGAGGAAGATTCGGAAGAATCGTCGCATTCGTGTCCAGCATACAGGCTTCGACGCGGCGCCGTGTTATCTGCGATTGTCGGAGGCGGGTTCCGGGTGGATAAGCACGCGCGTGACCTGCGGATGCTGGACCCGGAACTCGTTTTCAAAAT from the Acidobacteriaceae bacterium genome contains:
- the def gene encoding peptide deformylase codes for the protein MSEKKENESATAVAATEQEGAKIHPIVKYPDPVLATKGAAVTEFGRELAQFVEEMFASMYAAHGIGLAAPQIGVSKRITVIDVSFKEQPEDKLVLINPEIVEREGKQFEEEGCLSLPEIREKVQRAARVKVRAQDVNGEFFEVEGEELLARAMQHEIDHLDGVLFIDRLSTLKRDLVKRRIRKLQKNGQW
- the fmt gene encoding methionyl-tRNA formyltransferase; its protein translation is MRLVFCGTPEFAVPSLEALLEHGHDVSLVLTQPDRPAGRRMELQQSAVKRAALGRGLRVLQPEKIKNNEELRGELEAIRPDAIIVVAYGRIVPEWMLKLPRFGNINLHGSLLPKYRGAAPIQWAVANGETETGVTTMQLDAGLDTGDVLLERRVPVGPDATAAELYPQLAAIGAELMIETLDGLERGTLRPRKQDDSQATLAPILTREDGRMELERRTAREAYNRWRGFSPWPGAHAEFRGKRFLVHRMHPLTMSDAELAPGELAFVDGALIVGAADRAQLVLDEVQMEGKARMPGAQFAKDFQLRQGERLA
- a CDS encoding transcription antitermination factor NusB, which translates into the protein MPKPRQGGSRNAAPAQTNSVSPARWAAFRVLMQVGTTYAHSDDLLHGVELRELSQADRNLATALVMGVLRWQIALDAELAKVLMRPDQPLPDELRIALRMGAFQLRHMDRVPAHAALSESVELARAAGHPNAAGLVNAVLRKLSVAKAPGKPIVESVDALATRLGHPAWMVRRWDAFYGREAATAICDYDQREPARGNLFLPDEAAEDVDTNLMDDGSRLVAELVAASHPSPERIWDACAAPGGKTAVLARLHQAAEVLATDISARRLQSMERRLEKEMPGRKIRTLEADAAELPAAEGNFDLILCDVPCSGTGTLARNPEIRHRLQAAEFERQAARQQKILSGALRRLRPGGRLLYSTCSLEPEENEAVVRAVLAEGNARQKVRMFSIAELLEKLRSNGVVREDAGQLTQLARGDTMRTLPGANFQGDGFFAAAFAREE
- a CDS encoding PASTA domain-containing protein, coding for MRRFFRIFLGALVVLIVFVLFAGLALRLALHGREVAIPDLSGLTVAQASEAALHSGLDLNIENKFYSRTVPAGRILSQSPAAGSRVRRGWQLRVTESLGPQQVTIPDVVGEPVREASLDLRKSSLDLGTLAHMDAPGDTDMVLAQTPPPDAGVDQPRVNLLLSQQGAGASDAFVMPSFVGMSWTAANRAAIALGLRVAALGEMAPLAQPASAPATASTPAAAPQQPQSPNAGINGSGTPPQIPAPAPVQMVPVGPVTAQSPEPGHRASKGSTVKLTFGHSSTDSSAPSPQPPSPAATPQ